The DNA segment TGActtcaaaacgacgtcgttttgggcGTCTCTGGACCAGATTAGGGACTGGGTTGGGGGTTGGTTTGGGCCAAAGGGTTGGGCGTGTATTTGGGCTCAGAATTACTTCAATGTAACAACCCAATTTCCTTTTCCTTGTTAtttaatttcttttgttttctctctcttatttattTGTGTATTTTACTCGttatctctttttattttatttttctgattttattatgcaaaataaaaatgacccaaattaaATCTAAGATGATACTAATTAACTAGTTCCTATTTTAAGAGGGAACTAAATCAAAAatgtaaaaaatgtaaaatttaaAATTGTAAAAgactattttttgttatttttatcttattttagtAATGCTAATTAACTACTATTTTTGTATCTTTTTTCATGAATTATGGCAACTAAaagtgcacaaaaatgcaaacaaggCATAAAATCaagcaattaattcctaaaaattcaaataagagagaaaaattctAATTCTAAGGAATTTATAGGAGCAATTTAAGCgtgacaaaaatcacgtgctcacaactgcccctttttgctcgaagacacgaagggttttcggacAAAGATAAATGAGCAACCATGAGATTGTTTGCTCGCTTagcactccatgagaagcattttgaaaaccgtctgaccgaaccttgcttcaaaggttgcctacatatccttagctataaaggaatcaggtcagtgcaGTTCTGGAGtatcggtagctgggactaccaggagctgtgattttgcagttgttgctgctgctactacttgctgtcctccttattacaccaaaaggaaaatcacagctaagctagctatgcctaacaactatgagttacaagattcctatctataattctcttgaaacttgatcttgagtcttaacTGATTTTGCTGCGGACTTctatctgaatcttgatgctcacaAGTTGtaggtgtttacttcttcatgcAGCATTGGGTCAAAAATAGGGTCGGCGgtacttgtgacttcaatcagatTTTGAGCAATCTGCACCCTTGCTTGCTTCATATTTGAGttcatttctttttgttctttgcttcttttctttattctgggttGAGACTCATTCCATTGATCATCTCGTACCCTGTGTCTTGAGGTCAGCCTGCTTAAgataccaaaacaaacaaacgaacgaaattttctgccccagttttcactaggaaaatttcgtgagttagttGTGACACATGTCTAAACAGTCAAATTAAGATTATATATCTTTGGGAATGGAATCCTTGGGTTTTGCCAGGGAGATCCTCGGTTTTTGGCCAGGACTTGGACAGAAAAGGCTTCTCGGTTTTTTGGCCGGGAGATCCGCGATTTTTTGGCCGGGATTTGGATAAAAAAGGCTCCGTGGTTTTTTGGCCGGGAGATCCTCGGTTTTGGGCcgggatttggatagaaaaatTTCCGTGGTTTTTTTGGCCGGGAGATCCTCGGTTTTTTTGGCCGGGATTTGGATAGAAAAGGCTCCGCGGTTTTTTGGCTGGGAGATCCTCGGTTTTTTGGCtgggatttggatagaaaaagctccTCGATTTTTTGGCTGGGAGATCCTCAGTTTTTTAGCcgggatttggatagaaaaagctccTCGATTTTTTGGCTGGGAGATCCTTAGTTTTTTAGCCGGtatttggatagaaaaagctccGCGTTTTTTTTTTGTCCGGGAGATCCTCGGTTTTTGGCCGGGATTTTTTAAAGAATAAGGATCCTATGCcaccatgatttgtttttcttttgggattttcatttttatttcttttcttctttcttttctttggtttttctctttatatgtttttctttttatttatcagAATGCATGAAAGAATGTTGAGGAAACTTCCTTCTTGGTCGTCTTTCCTGCTGCAGAGCTGTTTCAGCACTtgcgcatttcatttcttttttggttgcacctgcttcttgcacggttgctttgggtAAGACCTGTTTTCAACCAAAGAAACAATTTGTTAGTTGAactggtggttggttttgtggccttgatcatCTCCAATACTTGATCCCGGCCCCATTTCCGTTGAGAACTTTGCTGCTTTGTTGGCCTTGATGGTGAATCTCTTTTCACACTGTCCGGGTTCAACCTTCGAATTTCATCAAGGCTCGCCCGTGTGGACTCTATTCTTTTCATGTTATTCTGCTTTTAGGACCTTTgcctttgactttcttttttcaATGTCTTTACTTTGGAGGTAATCAGACACCATGGTCAGTCGGGATTGAactgacgcaccactgaggcAAGGTATTTTCTTCGACTCTTGCCAGACGGATctctgtgaaaccggtcctgccacattttctttataacaatttcggaattcaaagttaagccgaaaagggattcaagaaaaggtAAACAGAGAACAGAATAATGAATTTTAaatagaagtgtccctttcgggggaaaTGAAGGACTTATCTTGGGTGTAGGCTGGCTTCAAACTGatatgacatgcttcttggactggatgcccgaccctcACCAACTCCTAGTTTCTCATGAACCCATTGATCCatgtttccaaaccagggaaACTCGCCAGGACTTTTAGTGATGAAATAtcctcttttcggccgacagtGCCCTTTGGGATTTTTcgctaatcgacctctctcatttctcttctcagcGTCGCTcgatagtgctctttgcgagttttcactaagcggactctctcattttcaatttctctactcccgtcgccttatggtgcccgaaggttttcaccaataagactctcttattttatttctctcaatttagaaTGCATCGGCTTTCAACAATGATGTTCCTTAGTTCCTACGCCTTTGgcaattgatcagaaggacttgtaccgggttttggaaaagaaaattttgggcaaaattacaactttggaaccatttggATGGGTTCATGGTCGAACCATTATAGCATCTGCCCTAGTTTCAATTTCGGGGAAATATGAATTttggttttggtgtgactgaaccctagagagaggcttcctacgtatcctttcggaatcaagtcagacgtagttcaagtaaataattttgtttttgttttttgtttttgtttttgtgtttttttgtacttccgggttccaaagagggtaatcaaagaaaaataacctGCTCAAGTGGGTTTACAAATGGTTagtagtgtttgggtagcgggaacaaaagccttcgtcatctcaattGCGCAAAGACGTTACCTGAAGCAAGCTTAGACATATTACCTTTTTACTGCATCCACATTCACAGCTGCTTCGGGATCGTTTCCTTCAATGTCACCCAAGTATAATGCTCCTCTAGGCAGTATTTTTCTAATGATATATGGACCCTTCCATTtaggagcaaactttccttttgcttcctgatgatgAGGAAGAATTCTCCTCAATACCAACtaccctacttcaaattttctgggccgtactttcttgttataggcacgggccattctttgttggtacaactgcccgtgacaaactgcggccatccgtttctcatcaatcaaagtcaactgttccaatcgagttTTAACCCATTCACTATCTTCGATCTCTACTTCAACAATTGTCCGGAGGAATTTCCACCTCTaccggtatcacagcctcggttccataaaccaaCAAATACGGGGTTGTTCCTACCGATGTGTgcactgtagtgcgatatcccagtaaggcaaaaggtaactgttcatgccactaTCTGGAGCTCTGGAttgtctttctcaaaatcttcttgatgttcttagtcgctgcttcaacagcgccattggccttgggccgataaggagtggagtttctatgcattattttgaactgttcacatacttcctCCATCAAATGACTGTTCAGGTTCgcagcattgtctgtgataatagttgcaggaatgcTGAAACGATAAATAAGGTtcgagtgtacaaaatccactaaagCTTTCTTAGTTATTGTTTTGAGAGTGATGGCTtcgacccactttgtgaagtaatcaatagtaaccaatataaatctgtgcccatttgaagatttcggctcaatcggaccaatgacatccataccccaggcgACAAAAGGTCAAGGCGCTGACATAGGATGTAATTTTgttggaggtgcatgaatcagatctccgtgcacctgacactaaTGACATTTCCGAACAAAGTTGAAGAAATCTTTCTCCATAGTTATCCAATAATACCCGGCTCGAAGTATTTTATTTGCCAGGACATACCCAttcatatgaggtccacacactcctgcgtgcacttcCTGCATGATTCTTCCAGCTTCCTCAGCGTCAACACATCTCAATAAGTTGAGAAccggggttcttttatacaagacctcaccactcaaaaagaaaccactcgcatgccgcctaatggtcttcttttgatctccagtagcatgttcggggtactCTTGTGTTTTCAAAAACCTCTtaatatcatggtaccatggctggacGTTTTGCCCTGCTTCAATTGCattacaataaccatgcctttccctgatttggttttccaagggatcgatgtgggcaTTTCCTGGATAAGGCAACATCGAGgctaaagtagcaagtgcatcagctAGCTCATTGTGGCACCGAGggatgtgcctgaattctatcgaTTTGAATCGTTTGCCGAGATCTTCCACATGCTGCCGatcaggaataagcttgacatctcgagtttcccactCTCCCtaggcttgccggataatcaaatcTGCATCCCCTATGATCAATAAAACTTCAACATCTTGGTCAatcgccatattcatgcccatgatgcaagcttcatattcagcagTATTGTTCGTGCAGAAGAACCGGAGCCTAGCTGTagccggataatgctgaccagtaggtgagatcaagattgtcCCAATCCCTATACCTTTGGCGTTCACTgccccatcgaagaacattttccaagcatgagTGTCCTCAGGGACTACTTCTAttgtgtttacctcttcatctggaaagtatgTGCTCAACGGTTGGTATTCTTCGTCAACCGGgttttcagccaaatgatctgccaacgcctgggctttcattgccgtgcgagagacgtagactatgtcaaatGCAGTGAGCAAGATTTGTCATTTTGCTAGTCTTCCAGGAGGCATCAGTTTctagaatatgtacttcaaaggatccaacctggttatgagataagtagtatgatcttgaagataatgtctcaacttttgagcaacccacgtcaaggCACAACACGTTCTCTCCAACAAAGtatatttggcctcgtagctagTAAACTTCTTACTCAGATAGTAAATCGCCTGCTCTTTCTTGCCGGTTatatcatgttgcccgaggacacaaccaaaagaattctccaacactgtcagatacaagaagaGAGGTCGGCCAGActctggtgggaccaaaactggagggttcgacagatattccttgattttgtagaaagcctcttgacattcaGATGTCCATTTGATTGCTGCGTCCTTcttcaatagcttgaatatgggctcacatgtggtaGTCAGTTGAGCAATGAACcgactgatataatttaacctgcccaataaactcatcacgtctttcttagTTCTCAGAGGAGGTAGATCTCGGATAgcctttatctttgttggatctaactcgatacctctcctgctgaCTATGAAGCCCAGAAGTTTGCCTTatgggactccgaaggcacatttagCCAGATTCAGCTTCAAATCATACTTGCGCAACCTTTTGAAAAATTTCCTCATGTCTCGAACATGATCATCTTGAGTTCTGGACTTGAtaatcacgtcgtccacatacacctctatctcttgatgcatcatatcatgaaaaatggcagtcatagctctcatataagttgccccggcattcttcaacccaaatggcatgaCACGATAACAATAAGTGCCCCAGGGTGTAGTGAAAGCTATTTTTtcggcatcttcttcattcatcaacacctggtgatatcctgcgtaaAAATCCACAAaggactgtatctcgtgtttggcgcagttatctacaaggatgtggatgttgggcaatgggaaattgtctttaggacttgccctattcaaatctcggtaatccacacacacccgggttttcccatctttctttggcacgggAACTACATTAGCCAGCCACGTAGTATACTGGACCACCCGGATTACCCCTGCTTTCAACtgttttgtgatttcttctttgatcttttcACTGATATCAGTCTTAAACTTTCTTTGTTTCTgctgaaccggaggacaatcagggtaaattggcaatttatgcaccactagatcgaCACTCAATCTTGGCATATCATCGtacgaccaagcaaacacatctttaaactCAAACATAAGTTGAATTATTGCATCCCACGTTTTCTCAtaagtgtgaatgcttatttttgtTTCCCGAATTTCTTCAGAgattcccaaattaaccggttctgTATCCTtcaaattcggcttaggtttattctcaaattgttccagttctcgatttatttccctaaaaacctcttcttcatcatattccggttcttggttcattatttcacaattagacagcatgtttggatctgggtgtgaagtccgcaagcatgtcatgttatttaaagtcgcattattataactgaaaagaagaaataaaagagaaaaaaatcagaaagaataaagagaataaacgatgaaatattgatttcatttcttggaattggGAAGATAAAAGGGTTTACATTCAGGAATTTAAGGACAGGAAACTTAAAGAacaaacatccgagttacaccctgtgATAACTCGTGATacagaaaaagtggcaggacaagtctacccggactcctgcctGATCGGGAATtgcgtagccttccaattttggaGTTTAGCATCTGGTCCCATGTAGAGCACCTCAGCAGTGCTAGTACCTTCCCCTAGCTGAACCATGTTGGTTTCATAAAGCATTTGCCTCATAGCTCCACATATATCTTCGATTCCTTCGGTCGTGAAGGCCTCATCATCTTCATTCTCGCtgtattttggcttgacaaaGGTCTGATATAGATGTGGCAATGGCTGTGGCAAGACCCATCCTTCCCTTTTCCTCTCATCTGCCCAATCTTCATCTTCTGGGGTAGGGTTTAAACCTATCCCGAAAAACTTTTCTGTTGTGGGTAGGGTTATTGGCTCCGATATTCCTTGTAGAGCTTTTCCCAATCCTTTTCCTGGCTTGAAACCATTTTTGACCATCTCTTTTGCCACCATGATCGAAGAATTAGAtaggaaaggttgggggcaatGGCTCCCTTCTTCATACTGATCCGCCACTACAACTTCGAAAGCCAGATAAACAATGTGTTCACTTCACTCCCCAGCCTCCAAACATGGGATAGATGGGTCCCAATAAATAGACTgctcgtcttctccgtggaccacaattttctgatcttcatactcgaactttacCATTTGGTGAAGGGTGGAGGGCACAGCCCCCACgacatggatccaaggccttcctagaaGAAAGTTGTAAGATGTAtccatgtccaacacttggaaggTCACCTCGAAATCCACCGGGCCTATGGTTAACACCAGATCTATCTCTCCAATGGTATCCCTTTTAATGCCATCAAAGGCTCTTACACAGATGTTATTGGGACGAATCCTTCCAGTCCcgatttccattctctgtagtgtAGAGAGTGGGCAAATGTCAACAACCGAACCCCCATCCACCATTACTCGCTTGACATAAAAACCTTCACACTTGACAGTCAGATGTAAAGCTTTGCTGTGAGATGCTCCCTCTGGAGGCAAATCATTCTTACTAAAGGAAATTTGATTAACAGCAAAGAACCTTTCTGCCATTCTTTCGAGCTGTTCAACTGAAGTCTTAGCAGGCACATACGCCTCATTCAGAGTTTTCACTAGGATCTTCTGATGCTCGGCAGATCTCATTAACAAATATAGCATAGACACTTGTTCAGGTTACTTGCATAACTGATACACCACTTCATAATTAGGCATCTTCATTTTCTGGAAGAAAGCCTCTACCTCCTCAGCACTTACAGGCTTCTTGGGTGGAAAGCGCTTCTGTGTGGCATTGTTCACTTCTTGTACATCTAAATATTTCCCAGCGAAGGTATTTCCCGAAAGTTCTcctgtgatttctttacctttgtatGTAACCAACGTCTGTTGATAATTCCATGGTACCGCAGACGGGTCCGTCATTAGcttctgtggcacgcgtccgataaccactggctcatttaGCCGAGGCGGTTTAAtcatcccccggaccacataggctccttttggcacatacattgGTGTTCCCTTTTTCACTTCAAATTTCTTTGGAATACCCACGACTAACGGCTTTTCTTGGGGACCTCGCGAAATATAGAGAACCCCATTTTTCGGAGGCGCCATCTCTGCCTTTGTTTCAACCTTCTTTTCAAGTTCAATCTTGACAGTTTTAGTCTTCTTTCCCCCTTTATCCTGCTTCGGGGTTGCTTTAGGCTTTCTTTCTGCATCAGCAATAACAATTATAGATTTCAAGGCGggatcgaactctttgtcttcacagaTCATCCCGATTACCGGCCCGTTGTTATGAGTGGGCAatggattattggtcacattcgGGGCTTCTTCATCCCTCAacactatttttccttgttcaatcaaattttccACAGCTTTCTTCAAGGTCCAGCAGTTATCAGTACTATGCCCCTCAGCTCCTGAATGATAAGCACAGTGGACACCTCGTTGGTAAGCTGGAGATTCCGAATTCTGCCTGTTTTGGGGAATAGGCTGCAGCAAATTCATCTGGACAAGCTCAGGGAAAAGGGTGgagtagggttcaccgattggtgtaaAGTTGGGCCTCCTAGGTGGTTCCCAGGGGCGAAAGTTATTTTGTGGTGGTCGGGGATTATATTGGTTCTGGTAAGGAGGTTGGTTTCTTTGGAATGGAGGTGGATTTCGGTTGGCTTGTGGTTGCGGTCGGCCGaaaggttgagcattcatgaccgCATAAGGTGGGGGAGCGTAGGCCATATCATTGTGAGAATAGTAGTGTTGAGGGGTTCTTTCGGAGAGCACCGGTCTATGATCCCGGTATCTTCTTCCTCCTGAACCTGCCATGAccgtttcttctttctttttccctttggccattcctccagacccgccttggatggcttgggaggtcACTCTTATGGCCAACTGGCTcaagattctacccgttttcagaccattttctaccATTTCCCCGATTTTAATTGCTTCTGcaaaaggctttcccatggccgacatcatattctggaagtaATCGGGCTCTTGGGCTTGCAGGAAGACAGTGACCATCTCTACCTCATCCATTTGAGGCTTCACTCTTGATGCCGCCTAATGGTCTTCTTTTGATCTctagtagcatgttcggggtactCTTGTGTTTTCAAAAACCTCTtaatatcatggtaccatggctggacGTTTTGCCCTGCTTCAATTGCATTACAATAACCATTCCTTTCCCTGATTTGGttttccaagggatcgatgtgggcaTTTCCTGGATAAGGCAACATCGAGGCTAAAGTAGCAACTGCATCAGCTAGCTTATTGTGGCACCGAGggatgtgcctgaattctatcgaTTTGAATCATTTGCCGAGATCTTCCACATGCTGCCGatcaggaataagcttgacatctcgagtttcccactCTCCCtaggcttgccggataatcaaatcTGCATTCCCCATgatcaataaatcttcaacatcttggcaatcgccatattcatgcccatgatgcaagcttcatattcagcagTATTGTTCGTGCAGAAGAACCGGAGCCTAGCTGTAgtcggataatgctgaccagtaggtgagatcaagattgtcccaatccctacacctttggcgttcactgccccatcgaagaacattttccaagcatgagTGTCCTCAGGGACTACTTCTAttgtgtttacctcttcatctggaaagtatgTGCTCAACGGTTGGTATTCTTCGTCAACCGGGTTTTCAGCCAAATGATTTgccaacgcctgggctttcattgccgtgcgagagacgtagactatgtcaaatGCAGTGAGCAAGATTTGTCATTTTTctagtcttccagtaggcatcggtttctagaatatgtacttcaaaggatccaacctggttatgagagAAGTAGTATGAGcttgaagataatgtctcaacttttgagcaacccacgtcaaggCACAACACGTTTTCTCCAACAAAGtatatttggcctcgtagctagTGAAATTCTTACTCAGATAGTAAATCGCCTGCTCTTTCTTGCCGGTTatatcatgttgcccgaggacacaaccaaaagaattctccaacactgtcagatacaagaagaGAGGTCGGCCAGActctggtgggaccaaaactggagggttcgacagatattccttgattttgtcgaaagcctcttgacattcaGATGTCCATTTGATTGCTGCGTCCTTCTTCAATaccttgaatatgggctcacatgtggtaGTCAGTTGAGCAATGAACcgactgatataatttaacctgcccaataaactcatcacgtctttcttagTTCTCAGAGGAGGTAGATCTCGGATAgcctttatctttgttggatctaactcgatacctctcctgctgaCTATGAAGCCTAGAAGTTTGCCTTATGGGACCCCGAAGGCACATTTAGCCAAATTCAGCTTCAAATCATACTTGCGCAACCTTTTGAAAAATTTCCTCATGTCTCGAACATGATCATCCTGAGTTCTGGACTTGAtaatcacgtcgtccacatacacatctatctcttgatgcatcatatcatgaaaaatggcagtcatagctctcatataagttgccccggcattcttcaacccaaatggcatgaCACGATAACAATAAGTGCGCCAGGGTGTAGTGAAAGCTGTTTTTTCGGCATCTTCTCAttcatcaacacctggtgatatcctgcgtaaAAATCCACAAaggactgtatctcgtgtttggcgcagttatctacaaggatgtggatgttgggcaatgggaaattgtctttagcacttgccctattcaaatctcggtaatccacacacacccgggttttcccatctttctttggcacgggAACTACATTAGCCAGCCACGTAGTATACTGGACCACCCGGATTACCCCTGCTTTCAACtgttttgtgatttcttctttgatcttttcACTGATATCAGTCTTAAACTTTCTTTGTTTCTgctgaaccggaggacaatcagggtaaattggcaatttatgcaccactagatcgaCACTCAATCTTGGCATATCATCGtacgaccaagcaaacacatctttaaactCAAACATAAGTTGAATTATTGTATCCCACGTTTTCTCAtaagtgtgaatgcttatttttgtTTCCCGAATTTCTTTagaggttcccaaattaaccggttctgTATCCTtcaaattcggcttaggtttattctcaaattgttccagttctcgatttatttccctaaaaacctcttcttcatcatattccggttcttggttcattatttcacaattagacagcatgtttggatctgggcgtgaagtccgcaagcatgtcatgttatttaaagtcgcattattataactgaaaagaagaaataaaagagaaaaaaatcagaaagaataaagagaataaacgatgaaatattgatttcatttcttggaattggGAAGATAAAAGGGTTTACATTCAGGAATTTAAAGACAGGAAACTTAAAGAacaaacatccgagttacaccatGTGATAACTCGTGATacagaaaaagtggcaggacaagtctacccggactcctgcctGATCGGGAATtgcgtagccttccaattttggaGTTTAGCATCTGGTCCCATGTAGAGCACCTCAGCAGTGCTAGTACCTTCCCCTAGCTGAACCATGTTGGTTTCATAAAGCATTTGCCTCATAGCTCCACATATATCTTCGATTTCTTCGGTCATGAAGGCCTCATCATCTTCATTCTCGCtgtattttggcttgacaaaGGTCTGATATAGATGTGGCAATGGCTGTGGCAAGACCCATCCTTCCCTTTTCCTCTCATCTGCCCAATCTTCATCTTCTGGGGTAGGGTTTAAACCTATCCCGAAAAACTTTTCTGCTGTGGGTAGGGTTATTGGCTCCGATATTCCTTGTAGAGCTTTTCCCAATCCTTTTCCTGGCTTGAAACCATTTTTGACCATCTCTTTTGCCACCATGATCGAAGCATTAGAtaggaaaggttgggggcaagggaTCCCTTCTTCATACTGATCCGCCACTACAACTTCGAAAGCCAGATAAACAATGTGTTCACTTCCCTCCCCAGCCTCCAAACATGGGATAGATGGGTCCCAATAAATAGACTgctcgtcttctccgtggaccacaattttctgatcttcatactcgaactttacCATTTGGTGAAGGGTGGAGGGCACAGCCCCCAcggcatggatccaaggccttcctagaaGAAAGTTGTAAGATGTAtccatgtccaacacttggaaggTCACCTCGAAATCCACCGGGCCTATGGTTAACACCAGATCTATCTCTATAATGGTATCCCTTTTAATGCCATCAAAGGCTCTTACACAGATGTTATTGGGACGAATCCTTCCAGTCCCGATTTCTATTCTCTGTAGTGTAGAGagtgggcaaatgtcaacacccgaaCCCCCATCCACCATTACTCGCTTGACATAAAAACCTTCACACTTGACAGTCAGATGTAAAGCTTTGTTGTGAGACGCTCCCTCTGGAGGCAAATCATTCTTACTAAAGGAAATTTGATTAACAGCAAAGAACCTTTCTGCCATTCTTTCGAGCTGTTCAACTGAAGTCTTAGCAGGCACATACGCCTCATTCAGAGTTTTCACTAGGATCTTCTAATGCTCGGCAGATCTCATTAACAAAGATAGCATAGACACTTGTTCAGATTACTTGCATAACTGATCCACCACTTCATAATTAGGCATCTTCATTTTCTGGAAGAAAGCCTATGCCTCCTCAGCACTTACAGGCTTCTTGGGTGGAAAGCGCTTCTGTGTGGCATTGTTCACTTCTTGTACATCTGAATATTTCCCAGCGAAGGTATTTCCCGAAAGTTCTCCTGTGATTTCTTTCTCTTTGTATGTAACTAACGTCTGTTGATAATTCTATGGTACCGCAGACGGGTCCGTCA comes from the Nicotiana sylvestris chromosome 4, ASM39365v2, whole genome shotgun sequence genome and includes:
- the LOC138890320 gene encoding uncharacterized protein, with the protein product MKAQALADHLAENPVDEEYQPLSTYFPDEEVNTIEVVPEDTHAWKMFFDGAVNAKGIGIGTILISPTGQHYPATARLRFFCTNNTAEYEACIMGMNMAIDQDVEHVEDLGKRFKSIEFRHIPRCHNELADALATLASMLPYPGNAHIDPLENQIRERHGYCNAIEAGQNVQPWYHDIKRFLKTQEYPEHATGDQKKTIRRHASGFFLSGEVLYKRTPVLNLLRCVDAEEAGRIMQEVHAGVCGPHMNGIPATIITDNAANLNSHLMEEVCEQFKIMHRNSTPYRPKANGAVEAATKNIKKILRKTIQSSR